A stretch of DNA from Acidobacteriota bacterium:
CTGTGCCGGGAACGCCGCGGGGAGAACACCACCTTCCGCTACCTGAGTCCCGGCCGCGTCGAGCTGACCTGTGACCTGCCCCTGGCGGAGGTGCTCTTCGACTTCTATGACCGCCTCAAGTCGGTGACCCAGGGCTACGGTTCCTTCGACTACGAGCTGCGGGATTATTGGGAGACGGATCTGGTGAAGGTGGACATCCTGGTCAACGGCGAGCGGGTGGACGCCCTTTCCCAGCTGGTCCACCGGGAGAAGGCCCGGTCCCGGGCGCTGCACTACTGCGAACGGCTGGCGGAGACCATTCCTCGGCAGCAGTTCAAGATCGCCATCCAGGGTGCCATCGGCGGCGAGGTCATCGCCCGCACCACCATCAACGCCTACCGCAAGGACGTCACCGCCAAATGCTACGGCGGTGACATCTCTCGAAAGCGCAAGCTGCTGGAGAAGCAGAAGGAAGGCAAGAAGCGGATGAAGATGGTGGGAGCCGTGGAGATCCCCCAGAGCGCCTTCGTGGCGGTGCTCAAGACGGACGCCGGCTGATGCCCGCGGCGGACCGCTCCGGCGGTGCCGGCCTCTATCTGCACATTCCTTTCTGTTCGGCCATCTGCCCGTATTGCGACTTCTCGGTGCTCACCGGGGGGGCGGAGGCGCGGGAGCGCTTCGTCCACGACCTCCTGCGGGAGATCGAGCTGTGGAGCCCAGAGCGCGAGGGCCCGCGGCGGGACGGCCCGGGGCGAGGAGAAGGGTGGAGTGGGGCCGCCTTCGACACCGTCTATCTGGGCGGCGGCACGCCCTCGGCGCTGGCGCCGGAGCAGCTGGGGCGCATCCTGGCGGCGGTGGCGCAGCATCTGCCGGTGGTGGCGGAGCCGTGGATTCAGCTGGAGGCCAATCCCGAGGACGTGGAGCCCTCGACGCTCCAAGCCTGGCGCCGCCTGGGCATCGACACCGTGAGCCTGGGAGTCCAGAGCTTCGATCCCCACGCCCTCGCCTTCCTCGGCCGCCGGCACGATGGGGAGACCGCCCGGCGATCGGTCTCCCTGGCTCAGGACGCCGGCTTCCACACCGTCTCCCTCGATCTCATCTTCGGCTGGCCGGAGCAAACGCCGGAGCGTTGGGAGGCGGATCTGGAGCAGGCCCTGGCTCTGGCTCCCCAACATCTCTCCTGCTACCAGCTGACCCTTCACGAAGGCACCCCCTTCGGTTTCCGCCAGCGTCGCGGTGAGCTGCGGGAGATGCCCGAGGACCAGCAGGCGGTGCTCTTCATCCAGGCCCACGAGCGCCTCGCCGCCGGTGGGTTGGTGGGCTACGAGGTCTCCAACTTCGCCCGCTCGCCGGAGCATCAAAGCCGCCACAACCGCAAGTATTGGCACCACGTGCCTTATCTAGGGCTGGGCCCCTCCGCCCACTCCTTCGACGGCCGCCGGCGCTGGTGGAATGTGCGCAAGGTCGGCCCCTGGCAGCGCCAGCTCCAAGCCGGCCAGCGGCCGGTGGACGAGGTGGAGCAGCTGGGGCCGCAGGAGCTGGCGCTGGAGGCGGTCTTCCTCGGGCTGCGTACGGCCCGGGGGCTCGATCTGGATTGGGTGGAGGAGCTCTCGGGGCTCGATCTGGAACCCGCCAACGCGGTGCTCTTCGAGGCCTGGGAGGAGCGGGGACAGGTCCGCCGGCCAGCCCGATGGCGGGGGCGCCGGTTGGTTCCGACGCTGGAGGGCTGGGCAGTGGCGGACGCTCTGGCGGCAGCGGTGGAGACGGACCCTTAACGCAGCTCCGCCTCGCCCCGGGCGACGTCGAGGGCGGCGGCGAGGGTGTCTTCGAGCCGTCCCTGGAGCCGCACCATGGAG
This window harbors:
- the hemW gene encoding radical SAM family heme chaperone HemW, which encodes MPAADRSGGAGLYLHIPFCSAICPYCDFSVLTGGAEARERFVHDLLREIELWSPEREGPRRDGPGRGEGWSGAAFDTVYLGGGTPSALAPEQLGRILAAVAQHLPVVAEPWIQLEANPEDVEPSTLQAWRRLGIDTVSLGVQSFDPHALAFLGRRHDGETARRSVSLAQDAGFHTVSLDLIFGWPEQTPERWEADLEQALALAPQHLSCYQLTLHEGTPFGFRQRRGELREMPEDQQAVLFIQAHERLAAGGLVGYEVSNFARSPEHQSRHNRKYWHHVPYLGLGPSAHSFDGRRRWWNVRKVGPWQRQLQAGQRPVDEVEQLGPQELALEAVFLGLRTARGLDLDWVEELSGLDLEPANAVLFEAWEERGQVRRPARWRGRRLVPTLEGWAVADALAAAVETDP